One Candidatus Planktophila limnetica DNA segment encodes these proteins:
- a CDS encoding FmdB family zinc ribbon protein produces the protein MPTYQYACADCDHQFEAFQSFTEASLTTCPECKGEVRKIYSAVGVVFKGSGFYKTDSAKSNTAKTPTPPTPTPAPTPKTE, from the coding sequence ATGCCTACGTATCAATATGCATGCGCTGACTGTGACCACCAGTTTGAGGCATTTCAATCTTTTACCGAAGCCTCACTAACAACCTGTCCTGAATGTAAGGGTGAGGTAAGAAAGATTTATTCTGCAGTCGGCGTTGTATTTAAAGGTTCTGGTTTTTATAAAACTGATTCTGCAAAATCAAATACTGCTAAAACTCCAACACCACCGACGCCAACACCTGCACCCACACCAAAAACTGAATAA
- a CDS encoding copper resistance CopC family protein, translating to MKIMRILSIAVIALFISAPAINANSLTATNPMSGATVTVAPSAVSVTGQVPLIDAGNSMEVTDPQGKRVDDGVLAIDGASAVIGLKTLKVAGVYTVTYTLFAENDVPLEGSFRFTFAAPSEISTPQPIPTETTSAKAEVSDWGTNAFVIGLLVVAFFVLVLLSLYARKIFKER from the coding sequence ATGAAGATCATGCGGATTTTAAGCATTGCAGTAATAGCGCTGTTCATAAGCGCGCCAGCAATAAATGCAAATTCTCTGACAGCCACTAATCCAATGAGTGGCGCGACCGTAACTGTGGCACCAAGTGCTGTCAGTGTTACAGGACAAGTACCACTTATTGATGCCGGTAATTCAATGGAAGTAACTGATCCACAAGGCAAGCGAGTCGATGACGGAGTTCTTGCAATCGATGGAGCAAGTGCGGTCATTGGTTTAAAGACTCTCAAAGTTGCGGGTGTTTACACAGTTACATACACACTCTTTGCAGAAAATGATGTTCCGCTGGAAGGTTCCTTTAGATTTACTTTTGCGGCTCCAAGTGAAATTTCTACTCCACAACCAATTCCAACCGAAACCACAAGTGCAAAAGCTGAAGTGAGCGATTGGGGAACAAATGCTTTTGTTATTGGATTACTAGTTGTTGCATTCTTTGTTCTTGTTCTCCTCTCTTTATATGCACGAAAGATATTTAAAGAGAGATGA
- a CDS encoding cytochrome c oxidase assembly protein, which produces MISALVTASKFFSTLSSFVTIGALLALAFLVLDKEGKLSTSGMKIRSIISISALLWFLSSFLNIFFTLANILGEPLSAVLDPTVLQSFIFQISLGQYLFFQAVIALFVAITSRVITSPGYTAILLMISLIAIAAPVFQSHSASSGSHALAIGSLFVHVIALSFWVGGVIAIALLNENDRKISLPRFSHIALWAAIAVVISGVLNASARLNFAAAWSTSYAYVVIIKVAITSILLFFGYKHRNHLAAKPSVNWGAMTRLISVEAAIMIFVTALGSWLSSNQPPVRGGEQPFNAALAVAGLKMPEEPTLKRILFEYDPDILMIGLLVLAVALYIKGVVVLTRRGDKWPVGRTISFALGISAIDFATSGGLGVYAHFAFSWHMVAHMVLGMIAPIGIVLGAPITLALRTLPQSRDGVERGVRGLLITALHSRYSRTITNPVVALAIFDGSLFALYFTSLFGGMMQSHQGHLFMNIHFILAGILFFHVIVGVDPNPRKVPHLVRIVILFAAMSIHAFFSVALMSTTTLIDGGYFESLQRPWSLDLLADQQSGGAIGWAMGEIPILIALIATFIQWMRDDSHEAKRIDRNTARKAALGQPDELAEYNLYLNNLNKRDREANQ; this is translated from the coding sequence ATGATTTCTGCTCTGGTCACAGCCAGTAAATTCTTTTCAACCCTTTCAAGTTTTGTAACTATTGGAGCACTGCTGGCCCTTGCCTTTTTGGTCCTAGATAAAGAAGGCAAACTTTCTACCAGTGGAATGAAAATTCGATCTATCATCTCGATTTCTGCACTCCTCTGGTTTTTAAGTAGCTTTTTAAATATTTTCTTTACATTAGCTAATATTTTGGGCGAACCACTCTCAGCGGTTTTAGATCCAACCGTTTTACAATCATTCATATTTCAAATCTCTTTGGGCCAGTACCTATTTTTCCAAGCCGTTATTGCATTATTTGTGGCGATAACTTCTCGCGTAATAACTTCCCCTGGATACACCGCAATCCTTTTGATGATCTCACTCATTGCCATTGCAGCTCCAGTTTTTCAAAGTCACTCAGCATCTAGCGGTTCACACGCCCTTGCAATCGGATCCTTATTTGTTCACGTTATAGCACTCTCATTTTGGGTGGGTGGGGTAATAGCAATTGCCCTACTCAATGAAAATGACCGCAAAATTTCTTTACCGCGGTTTAGTCATATTGCTTTATGGGCAGCAATCGCAGTTGTTATAAGTGGAGTGCTAAATGCGAGTGCTCGACTCAATTTTGCGGCTGCTTGGTCGACTAGCTATGCATACGTCGTAATTATCAAAGTTGCTATTACATCAATCTTGCTTTTCTTCGGTTACAAGCACAGAAATCACTTAGCCGCTAAACCATCTGTTAATTGGGGTGCGATGACTCGCCTGATTTCAGTAGAAGCAGCCATCATGATTTTTGTAACAGCCCTTGGTTCGTGGCTCTCTTCTAATCAACCGCCTGTGCGTGGTGGTGAACAACCATTTAATGCAGCACTTGCAGTTGCAGGGTTAAAAATGCCGGAAGAACCAACTTTAAAACGAATTCTTTTTGAATATGACCCAGATATTCTGATGATTGGTTTGCTTGTGTTGGCTGTGGCTCTTTATATAAAGGGTGTTGTTGTTCTGACTCGACGTGGAGATAAATGGCCAGTGGGTCGGACAATTTCATTTGCGTTAGGTATTTCTGCAATTGATTTTGCAACTAGTGGCGGACTTGGTGTGTATGCGCACTTTGCTTTTTCATGGCACATGGTGGCGCACATGGTTTTAGGAATGATTGCACCGATTGGAATAGTTCTAGGTGCTCCAATTACTCTGGCACTTCGCACGTTGCCACAATCTCGAGATGGTGTTGAACGAGGTGTGCGTGGTTTGTTAATTACCGCTTTGCATTCACGATATTCGCGAACAATTACTAATCCAGTTGTTGCTCTGGCAATATTTGATGGATCTCTCTTTGCTCTTTATTTCACATCATTGTTTGGCGGAATGATGCAGAGCCACCAAGGTCACCTCTTTATGAATATTCACTTCATACTTGCAGGAATACTCTTTTTCCATGTAATTGTTGGCGTAGATCCAAATCCAAGAAAAGTTCCACATCTCGTACGCATTGTTATTCTCTTTGCTGCAATGAGTATTCATGCCTTCTTCTCTGTGGCACTTATGTCTACAACCACTTTGATTGATGGCGGATATTTTGAATCCCTTCAACGTCCATGGTCTTTGGACTTACTTGCAGACCAACAATCAGGTGGCGCTATCGGTTGGGCAATGGGAGAGATTCCAATTCTCATCGCTCTGATTGCTACATTCATCCAGTGGATGCGCGATGATTCGCATGAGGCAAAACGCATAGACCGTAATACCGCTCGCAAGGCAGCACTTGGCCAACCAGATGAACTTGCGGAGTACAACTTGTACCTCAATAATTTAAATAAGAGAGACAGAGAGGCGAATCAGTAA
- a CDS encoding acyl-CoA dehydrogenase family protein encodes MDALFSLPREYEELRQSVRSLAQKEIAPHAKAVDEDHRYPIEAAQALAKAGLSAAHVPTEFGGDGADALAVVLIIEEVARACGSSSLIPAVNKLGSMPLILGGTSEQKKRWLTPLAQGKGFSYCLSESEAGSDAASLRTKATKSGDKWIINGSKKWISNAEVSDFYTVIAQTDPALGSKGITAFVVEKTDAGVSFGSPEKKMGFRGSPTREVYFDNVEISDDRRIGEVGNGFVLAMDTLDHTRITIAAQAIGLAQGALDIATAYSHERKQFNKPIFDFQGVQFMLADMAMNIEAARQLTYAAAVKSENGEKDLKFFSASSKCFASDVAMKVTQDAVQILGGYGYVSDYPVERMMRDAKLTQIYEGTNQVQRIVIARNLPVR; translated from the coding sequence ATGGATGCACTTTTTTCATTGCCACGTGAATACGAAGAACTTCGTCAAAGCGTTCGCTCTCTTGCTCAAAAAGAAATTGCTCCACACGCAAAAGCTGTTGATGAAGATCATCGTTATCCGATTGAAGCTGCACAAGCGCTAGCAAAAGCTGGATTATCTGCAGCTCACGTTCCAACAGAATTTGGTGGAGATGGCGCGGATGCACTTGCTGTCGTACTTATCATTGAAGAAGTTGCACGTGCATGCGGTTCGTCATCTCTTATACCTGCTGTAAACAAATTAGGTTCGATGCCATTAATTCTTGGGGGAACATCTGAACAGAAAAAAAGATGGCTAACTCCATTGGCACAAGGTAAAGGTTTTTCTTATTGTCTTTCTGAGTCCGAAGCAGGATCCGATGCTGCATCTCTTCGAACCAAAGCAACGAAGAGTGGCGATAAATGGATTATTAATGGAAGTAAAAAATGGATTTCAAACGCCGAGGTTTCAGATTTCTACACCGTAATTGCACAAACAGATCCAGCACTTGGATCCAAAGGAATTACAGCATTCGTAGTTGAGAAAACTGATGCTGGAGTTTCATTTGGTTCACCCGAGAAGAAAATGGGATTTCGAGGTTCTCCAACTCGTGAGGTGTATTTCGATAATGTAGAAATCTCAGATGATCGACGCATTGGCGAAGTTGGTAACGGTTTTGTACTCGCAATGGATACTCTAGATCACACACGAATTACGATTGCAGCACAAGCAATTGGGTTAGCGCAAGGCGCATTAGATATTGCAACGGCGTATTCTCATGAGCGCAAGCAATTTAATAAGCCAATCTTTGATTTTCAAGGTGTTCAATTTATGTTGGCAGATATGGCAATGAATATTGAAGCCGCACGCCAACTTACTTATGCGGCGGCAGTGAAGAGTGAAAATGGCGAAAAAGATTTAAAGTTCTTCTCTGCATCAAGTAAGTGCTTTGCCAGTGATGTGGCAATGAAAGTTACACAGGATGCCGTGCAGATTCTTGGCGGATATGGGTATGTATCTGATTATCCAGTTGAGCGAATGATGCGAGATGCCAAACTTACACAAATTTATGAAGGTACAAATCAGGTACAAAGAATTGTGATTGCTCGCAACTTACCCGTCCGTTAG
- a CDS encoding 5-formyltetrahydrofolate cyclo-ligase codes for MKDKAHMRERYRRERREAFIPAVYTNVLSTPEVMQATIVASYVSYGHEPSTVELNRALIKSGKTLILPRVNKDHIDWIFWDGDESKLIEKKNILEPVGEVISVLPAIDVVIVPALRIDRDGYRLGQGGGYYDRALPTMSGWKIALVHSGEVTSEVLPRESHDIAVDAAATPDLIVRFNKN; via the coding sequence ATGAAAGATAAAGCACATATGCGTGAGCGATATCGCCGCGAAAGGCGTGAGGCTTTTATCCCTGCGGTCTATACAAATGTACTTTCAACTCCAGAAGTAATGCAGGCCACAATTGTTGCCAGCTATGTTTCCTATGGTCACGAACCTAGTACTGTGGAACTAAATCGCGCGCTAATAAAATCAGGAAAAACTCTGATTCTGCCCCGTGTAAACAAAGATCACATTGACTGGATTTTTTGGGATGGCGATGAAAGTAAATTGATTGAAAAGAAAAATATTCTAGAACCTGTGGGTGAAGTGATTTCTGTACTGCCAGCAATAGATGTGGTGATTGTGCCTGCTCTTCGAATTGATCGCGATGGGTATCGACTTGGACAAGGTGGCGGATATTACGACCGCGCACTGCCAACTATGTCTGGTTGGAAAATTGCTCTGGTTCATTCTGGTGAAGTTACGAGTGAAGTACTGCCACGAGAATCACACGATATTGCCGTTGATGCAGCAGCTACACCCGATTTAATTGTGCGATTTAATAAAAACTAA
- the glp gene encoding gephyrin-like molybdotransferase Glp — protein MAEQMRVDEFLSSLLGICHPLEPLDLPLLDAHGATLAQDIYAGERLVLRANSRIRSTQIGLAASIGLDHLPTRPHPRVVILSAGPDLVEPGQKLKADEEFETNSWLLTTAVREVGAIGYRVHSIPDDEEELLGVIEDQLVRADLIVISGERNDDSFDLITRTLQKMGEITTLDLAIENSGRHNFGQIGPDKTPVVTLPGDPINAYISFELFVRPMIRTMLGASTIHRPSVKAKLEKAITSTPGTRSYVRAILSEDASSVRALDIQDEISTLSDANSFIALSEKDEKISAGASVNVVVLERRYI, from the coding sequence ATGGCAGAGCAAATGCGCGTAGATGAGTTCCTCAGTTCATTACTGGGAATTTGTCACCCACTTGAGCCACTTGATTTACCGTTATTAGATGCGCACGGTGCAACACTGGCGCAAGATATTTATGCTGGCGAAAGATTAGTTCTACGAGCCAATAGCCGAATCCGCTCCACGCAGATTGGATTGGCAGCATCAATTGGCCTTGATCACTTACCTACAAGACCTCATCCACGCGTTGTAATTTTGTCGGCAGGACCAGATTTGGTAGAGCCAGGACAAAAACTTAAAGCCGACGAAGAGTTTGAGACTAATTCTTGGTTACTCACAACAGCCGTTCGCGAAGTGGGTGCAATTGGCTATCGAGTGCACTCAATTCCAGATGATGAGGAAGAATTATTAGGCGTAATCGAAGATCAATTAGTACGCGCAGATCTAATAGTTATTAGCGGTGAACGCAACGATGATTCATTTGATCTCATAACCCGAACCCTGCAAAAAATGGGTGAGATAACAACTCTTGATCTAGCAATTGAAAATAGTGGACGCCATAATTTCGGTCAGATCGGACCCGACAAAACTCCTGTGGTGACACTGCCCGGGGATCCAATTAATGCATATATCTCTTTCGAACTCTTTGTTCGTCCAATGATTCGCACAATGCTCGGAGCCTCAACAATTCATCGTCCATCAGTAAAAGCAAAACTAGAAAAAGCAATCACTTCAACTCCAGGTACTCGTTCGTATGTTCGAGCGATACTCTCTGAAGATGCCAGCTCTGTGCGGGCATTAGATATTCAAGATGAAATTTCTACGCTTTCAGATGCAAACTCTTTTATTGCACTGAGCGAGAAGGATGAAAAAATTTCGGCAGGTGCATCTGTGAACGTTGTGGTGCTCGAACGGCGATACATTTAA
- a CDS encoding GNAT family N-acetyltransferase, with protein sequence MRDHSWPVTLHGTEIHLKPLRFRDRKKWLEVRAHNREWLSPWEATLPFTPGSDPESLQKELPSFFRLVRTLNRESRDGRSISFAMWHQNNLIGQISMGGIILGALRGAHIGYWIDREYAGRGYTTEAVNLMTEYGFSVLALHRIEINLRPENAASRRVAEKAGYVFEGERSRYLHIDGDWRDHLSFVKENPLIK encoded by the coding sequence ATGCGCGATCATTCTTGGCCAGTAACACTTCACGGTACAGAAATTCACCTAAAGCCTCTTCGATTTAGAGATAGAAAAAAATGGCTTGAAGTTCGTGCGCATAATCGTGAATGGCTATCGCCCTGGGAAGCAACTCTTCCATTTACTCCAGGAAGTGACCCTGAATCATTACAAAAAGAACTTCCATCTTTTTTCCGGTTGGTTCGAACCCTTAATCGAGAATCACGAGATGGCCGATCCATTTCATTTGCAATGTGGCATCAAAATAATTTAATCGGACAAATATCTATGGGAGGCATCATTCTTGGCGCACTACGCGGTGCCCATATTGGATATTGGATTGACCGTGAATACGCAGGACGGGGATATACAACCGAAGCTGTTAACTTAATGACCGAATATGGCTTTTCAGTCCTAGCACTTCATCGAATAGAAATTAATCTTCGCCCTGAAAATGCAGCATCTCGTAGGGTTGCCGAGAAAGCTGGATATGTATTTGAAGGAGAGCGCTCTCGATACTTACATATTGATGGGGATTGGCGAGATCATCTTTCATTCGTAAAAGAAAACCCATTAATTAAGTAA
- a CDS encoding dolichyl-phosphate-mannose--protein mannosyltransferase, whose protein sequence is MIASIAPVLIAIASFFLRVINLGNPKGFVFDELYYVDGARDFLKYGVEVAGSKPEFVVHPPVGKWCIALGIKIFGDNEFGWRIAVAIAGTLIILIAARLAHELFRSPFLTAVTAALLAFDGLLLVHSRTALLDLFLTLFILTAAYFWFRQQYWFASIFFGLAIATKWSALYFIFLFGLVTLYRLYRENPERELLRTLATRVLQFAILPIGIYLTSWIGWFASNRGWDRTYASNPFSSLIYYHKQMLDFHTSLIEKHAYQANPWGWLIMRRPTSFFYESPTGCGSKSCAQEVLALGTPVLWWSATIALVVLIGLWAWQFYHRNVDSKLTFILLGVIAGYLPWFFFQKRTVFSFYAIVFEPFLILALVYCAKLFIDRSKNPANAQVIILGFVAVVFLNFIYFLPLYLGEVITYAQWHMRMWFASWI, encoded by the coding sequence ATGATTGCAAGCATTGCACCAGTTCTCATAGCAATCGCTTCATTTTTCCTACGGGTAATTAATCTAGGTAATCCAAAGGGCTTTGTTTTTGATGAGCTTTACTACGTTGATGGTGCACGAGACTTTCTAAAATATGGCGTAGAGGTTGCCGGATCTAAACCGGAGTTCGTTGTGCATCCTCCAGTTGGAAAATGGTGCATAGCCCTTGGAATAAAAATCTTTGGTGATAACGAATTTGGTTGGCGAATTGCCGTGGCAATTGCCGGAACGCTAATTATTTTGATTGCAGCGCGTTTAGCGCACGAACTCTTCCGCTCACCATTTTTAACTGCTGTCACAGCTGCGCTTCTGGCTTTTGATGGCTTGCTGCTAGTTCATTCTCGTACAGCATTGCTGGATCTATTTCTTACATTATTTATCTTAACTGCAGCATATTTTTGGTTCAGGCAACAGTATTGGTTTGCAAGTATCTTCTTCGGTCTAGCAATTGCTACTAAGTGGAGTGCGCTTTATTTTATATTCTTATTTGGTTTGGTAACTCTTTACAGACTGTACCGAGAAAATCCTGAACGAGAATTACTGCGCACACTTGCAACGCGCGTTCTTCAATTTGCGATTTTGCCCATCGGGATTTATCTCACTTCCTGGATTGGTTGGTTTGCTAGCAATCGTGGTTGGGATCGCACTTATGCATCTAATCCGTTTAGTTCCCTTATTTACTATCACAAGCAAATGTTGGATTTTCATACTTCACTAATTGAAAAACACGCCTACCAAGCAAACCCTTGGGGTTGGTTAATCATGCGTAGACCAACTTCATTTTTTTATGAATCCCCAACAGGTTGTGGGAGTAAGAGTTGTGCGCAAGAAGTCTTGGCTTTGGGCACACCGGTTCTTTGGTGGAGCGCAACGATTGCATTAGTAGTACTCATCGGATTGTGGGCCTGGCAGTTCTATCATCGCAACGTTGATAGCAAATTAACATTCATTTTACTTGGAGTTATTGCGGGTTATCTGCCCTGGTTCTTCTTTCAAAAGCGCACCGTATTTAGTTTTTATGCCATTGTCTTTGAGCCGTTTTTGATTCTGGCACTCGTTTACTGTGCAAAGCTATTTATAGATCGCAGTAAAAACCCCGCAAATGCCCAAGTAATAATCCTTGGTTTTGTTGCTGTGGTTTTCCTTAATTTTATTTACTTTTTGCCTCTTTATTTAGGCGAAGTAATCACATATGCACAGTGGCATATGCGAATGTGGTTTGCGTCCTGGATTTAG
- the rsmI gene encoding 16S rRNA (cytidine(1402)-2'-O)-methyltransferase, with product MALILAATPLGNPKDASARLMDAIATADVIAAEDSRRFHRLASDLGVTFVGKVISFFDGNEDARTQEILELLRIGKNVLVVSDAGMPTISDPGFRLARDASAENIVVQVLPGPSAVTMAVALSGLPTDRFSFDGFPPRTSGARQKFYESLRFDERTLVFFEAPHRLEESLADAVASFGSNRKAAICREMTKHYEQTIRGDLATLLEWSQKNEVLGEITLVISGAELDAKSVTTDAMVARVQEFESAGMDRKGAIAAVAEEFSLPKRSVYAAVVDANKIGK from the coding sequence ATGGCTCTCATCTTGGCTGCAACTCCACTTGGTAATCCCAAGGATGCTTCTGCTCGATTAATGGATGCAATTGCAACTGCCGATGTCATAGCTGCCGAAGATTCACGTCGCTTCCATAGATTGGCATCAGATCTTGGCGTAACTTTTGTTGGCAAAGTTATTTCTTTCTTTGATGGAAATGAAGATGCGCGAACGCAAGAAATTCTTGAATTACTAAGAATTGGGAAAAATGTTTTAGTTGTTAGTGATGCAGGCATGCCAACAATCAGTGATCCTGGATTTAGATTAGCCCGGGATGCTTCTGCAGAAAATATTGTTGTTCAAGTTCTGCCAGGTCCATCTGCTGTAACAATGGCGGTTGCTCTATCGGGCTTACCAACAGATCGATTTTCCTTTGATGGTTTTCCACCTCGAACATCAGGAGCCCGTCAAAAGTTTTATGAATCTTTGCGATTTGATGAGCGCACTCTTGTGTTTTTTGAAGCACCGCATCGCCTTGAAGAATCCCTAGCCGATGCAGTTGCATCATTTGGGTCTAATCGAAAAGCGGCAATCTGTCGGGAAATGACCAAACATTATGAGCAGACAATACGTGGGGATTTAGCCACACTATTGGAGTGGAGTCAGAAAAACGAAGTTCTTGGTGAAATTACATTAGTAATTAGTGGAGCCGAATTAGATGCAAAATCAGTAACGACTGATGCAATGGTTGCGCGAGTTCAAGAGTTTGAATCAGCAGGTATGGATCGCAAGGGCGCTATCGCTGCAGTGGCTGAGGAATTCTCACTTCCTAAGCGTTCAGTTTATGCCGCAGTTGTAGATGCTAATAAGATAGGCAAATGA
- the metG gene encoding methionine--tRNA ligase, which translates to MSNVSDKSFYLTTPIYYVNDAPHIGHAYTTVAGDVLTRWHRQRGESVWFLTGTDEHGQKVMRTAEQNNTAPQAWVDRLVADAWKPNWEALNIANDDFIRTTEKRHTERVQKFLQGLKDSGHIYSGKYEGPYCVGFEEFKLPGDLIDSNGEKLCPIHSKPVELVNEENWFFKLSDFTQPLLDHYKKNPDACQPESARNEVVSFLEGGVSDLSISRSTFDWGIPVPWDTKQVVYVWFDALLNYATAVGLTDEPDSDGGKKFAQTWPADVHLVGKDILRFHAVIWPAMLMAAGLAVPKKVFAHGWLLVGGEKMSKSKLTGIAPSDITNHFGVDAFRYYFLRAIPFGSDGSFSWEDMSARYTSELANDFGNLASRLAAMIEKYCDGTLPQVAHDKTLEEALSQTVSKADQAMCALDFQGGINAIMDFCKRVNGYVTEKEPWILAKDPANKVVLEEVLYNTAESLRALAVLLNSVMPTTCEILWQSLGAPDALGSLSSQKISSVATWGQLPAGARVTKTPVLFPRLESAE; encoded by the coding sequence ATGAGCAACGTGAGCGATAAATCCTTCTATCTCACTACACCTATTTACTATGTAAATGATGCGCCACATATTGGTCACGCATACACAACTGTTGCCGGAGATGTTCTTACGCGTTGGCATCGTCAACGCGGTGAATCAGTCTGGTTCTTAACCGGCACTGATGAACATGGGCAAAAAGTCATGCGCACAGCAGAACAAAACAACACTGCTCCACAAGCGTGGGTAGATCGTTTAGTAGCGGATGCTTGGAAGCCGAATTGGGAAGCACTCAATATTGCAAATGATGACTTTATTCGCACCACTGAAAAGCGACATACAGAGCGCGTACAGAAATTTTTACAAGGATTAAAGGATTCAGGACACATTTACTCTGGAAAATATGAAGGCCCATATTGCGTTGGGTTCGAAGAGTTTAAATTACCGGGCGATCTCATTGATTCAAATGGTGAAAAACTCTGTCCGATTCACAGCAAGCCTGTTGAGCTTGTTAATGAAGAGAATTGGTTCTTCAAATTATCAGATTTTACCCAACCACTTCTTGATCACTACAAGAAAAACCCAGATGCATGCCAACCAGAGAGTGCGCGTAATGAGGTTGTTTCTTTCCTTGAAGGCGGAGTTTCCGATCTTTCAATTTCTAGGTCCACATTTGATTGGGGAATTCCAGTTCCGTGGGATACCAAACAAGTTGTCTACGTTTGGTTTGATGCACTTCTAAATTATGCAACCGCTGTTGGACTAACAGATGAACCAGATTCCGATGGTGGCAAGAAGTTTGCACAAACATGGCCCGCAGATGTTCATCTTGTAGGAAAAGATATTTTGCGTTTTCACGCAGTTATTTGGCCAGCGATGTTAATGGCTGCAGGACTTGCAGTTCCGAAGAAGGTTTTTGCACACGGATGGTTACTTGTCGGTGGCGAAAAGATGAGCAAGAGCAAGCTGACCGGTATTGCTCCAAGTGATATTACAAATCACTTTGGTGTGGATGCATTCAGGTATTACTTCTTGCGTGCAATTCCATTTGGAAGCGATGGATCATTTTCATGGGAAGACATGAGCGCTCGTTATACAAGCGAATTAGCTAATGATTTTGGAAACCTAGCTTCACGCCTTGCTGCAATGATTGAGAAATATTGCGATGGAACGCTCCCACAAGTTGCTCATGATAAAACACTTGAGGAAGCGCTATCTCAAACGGTTTCAAAGGCAGATCAAGCAATGTGCGCCCTTGATTTCCAAGGTGGAATTAACGCAATTATGGATTTTTGTAAGCGAGTAAATGGTTATGTGACAGAAAAAGAACCGTGGATTCTTGCAAAAGATCCTGCAAATAAAGTTGTTCTCGAAGAAGTTCTCTACAACACGGCAGAGTCATTACGCGCATTAGCTGTTCTCCTTAATTCTGTAATGCCAACAACGTGTGAGATTTTGTGGCAAAGTCTTGGCGCACCAGATGCGCTCGGTTCTCTTTCCTCACAAAAGATTTCATCAGTTGCCACATGGGGTCAGTTACCAGCCGGTGCTCGCGTTACGAAAACTCCAGTGCTATTTCCACGTCTTGAATCTGCTGAGTAA
- a CDS encoding TatD family hydrolase, with the protein MADRHNRDLDRTLAPRPEPLLVPTVDAHAHLEIVTNAAPDSEEVRKVLDDARDAGVDRVVQVGYSAEQSQWCVDAADHWKGRVLAAVALHPNEAPVVKDLEHDWSIIAKLAEHPRVRAIGETGLDYFRTPPELRKRQQESFKWHIELAKKHKKALVIHDRDSHDDVLSVLLEVGAPEQTIFHCFSGDLEMAKICIERGYILSFAGTVTFKNAPQLREAVKIVPADQLLVETDSPFLAPSPHRGALNTPAQIANIVRAMADERNVSDAELATTLSNNAERIFGSFV; encoded by the coding sequence GTGGCAGATCGTCATAACCGCGACCTCGATCGCACTCTTGCACCACGACCTGAACCATTATTAGTCCCAACTGTTGATGCACATGCTCACTTAGAAATTGTTACTAACGCAGCTCCTGATTCAGAAGAGGTGCGAAAAGTATTAGATGACGCACGAGATGCAGGCGTCGATCGCGTAGTTCAAGTGGGTTATTCAGCAGAGCAATCACAGTGGTGTGTGGACGCAGCCGATCATTGGAAAGGCAGAGTTCTTGCAGCTGTTGCACTGCATCCCAACGAAGCACCTGTTGTAAAAGACCTAGAACACGATTGGTCAATCATTGCAAAGCTTGCTGAGCATCCGCGTGTAAGAGCAATTGGTGAAACAGGATTAGATTATTTTCGCACTCCACCGGAGTTGCGTAAGAGACAACAAGAATCTTTTAAGTGGCATATTGAATTAGCTAAAAAACATAAGAAAGCACTTGTCATCCACGATCGTGACTCACACGATGATGTGCTCTCTGTATTACTTGAAGTTGGTGCACCGGAACAAACAATTTTTCACTGTTTTTCAGGTGATTTAGAGATGGCAAAAATTTGTATAGAGCGTGGCTACATACTCTCCTTTGCAGGCACCGTAACATTTAAGAACGCGCCGCAATTGCGTGAAGCAGTAAAGATTGTGCCTGCAGATCAATTATTGGTTGAAACAGATTCGCCATTCTTAGCTCCATCACCACACCGCGGGGCCTTAAATACACCTGCGCAGATTGCAAATATTGTTAGAGCTATGGCTGATGAGAGAAATGTTAGCGATGCCGAACTCGCCACAACTCTTAGCAATAATGCAGAACGTATTTTTGGTTCATTCGTATGA